One Ignavibacteria bacterium genomic region harbors:
- a CDS encoding excinuclease ABC subunit B (The UvrABC repair system catalyzes the recognition and processing of DNA lesions. The beta-hairpin of the Uvr-B subunit is inserted between the strands, where it probes for the presence of a lesion), whose product MSFHLTTDLQPSGDQPEAIRQLVEGVFRGDKYQTLLGVTGSGKTFTISNVIQHIGKPTLIMSPNKTLAAQLYGEFKSFFPSDHVEFFISYYDYYQPEAYVPSSDTYIAKDASVNSEIDRLRLRATSALLTGEKNVIVVASVSCIYGIGAPDEWMKGIVVAKKRQQLARNDFLRALSEIHYVRNDFEFTRGTMRVRGDVVEIIPAYENEEAFRVEFFGDEIERISSINALTGKVVQEVESAVVYPAKQFITSRTSIENAIDSIVVELDERLKELRAQNKLVEAQRLEQRTMFDITMMKEVGYCSGI is encoded by the coding sequence AGCAATCCGCCAACTTGTTGAAGGAGTGTTTCGCGGCGATAAATATCAAACATTGCTCGGCGTAACGGGAAGTGGAAAAACGTTCACGATTTCCAACGTGATTCAGCACATCGGAAAACCAACGCTGATAATGTCGCCGAACAAAACTCTTGCCGCGCAACTCTACGGCGAATTTAAAAGTTTTTTTCCGAGCGACCACGTGGAGTTTTTTATTTCCTACTACGATTATTATCAACCCGAAGCGTACGTTCCTTCGAGCGATACATACATTGCGAAAGATGCTTCCGTCAATTCCGAAATTGATAGACTCAGGTTGCGTGCTACGAGCGCATTACTCACGGGAGAAAAAAATGTTATCGTTGTTGCGTCGGTGAGTTGTATTTACGGAATCGGTGCGCCGGACGAATGGATGAAAGGAATTGTCGTTGCAAAAAAAAGACAACAACTCGCACGCAACGATTTTCTTCGCGCGCTTTCTGAAATTCATTATGTGCGCAACGATTTTGAATTCACACGCGGAACAATGCGAGTGCGAGGTGATGTGGTGGAAATAATTCCCGCATACGAAAATGAAGAAGCGTTTCGCGTGGAATTTTTCGGCGACGAGATTGAACGCATTTCTTCCATCAATGCGCTCACGGGAAAAGTTGTGCAAGAAGTTGAAAGCGCAGTTGTCTATCCCGCAAAACAATTTATCACGTCGCGCACTTCGATTGAAAATGCGATTGATTCTATTGTGGTGGAACTCGATGAGCGATTGAAAGAATTACGAGCGCAAAATAAACTTGTCGAAGCGCAACGGCTTGAACAACGCACAATGTTCGATATTACGATGATGAAAGAAGTCGGTTATTGTTCCGGCATTG